A region of Streptomyces sp. NBC_01750 DNA encodes the following proteins:
- a CDS encoding ABC transporter permease: MTAPLHDTSAAETAAVDVAADVPQKAIEGRSPWKIAWIRLKRDKVALVGGFVVLLLIVVAIFAPLIVSLLGHPPEELHEDAIDPLLGTPIGDWGGINSDFLFGVEPVNGRDVFSRIVYGARISLLVAFLSAFVAVTLGTVFGVVAGYFGGWVDAAISRVMDLLLAFPQLLFIIALISVVPNELWGFSGSGLRIAVLVLVIGFFGWPYIGRIVRGQTLSLREREYVEAARSLGAGRTYILFRELLPNLVAPITVYTTLMIPTNVLTEAALSFLGVGVKPPTPSWGEMLSTAVRTYEDDPLFMIIPGLAIFVTVLAFNLFGDGVRDALDPKGSR, encoded by the coding sequence ATGACGGCACCACTGCACGACACGAGCGCGGCCGAAACCGCGGCCGTCGATGTCGCCGCCGATGTCCCGCAGAAGGCCATCGAAGGGCGTTCGCCCTGGAAGATCGCCTGGATCCGGTTGAAGCGTGACAAGGTCGCACTTGTCGGCGGTTTCGTGGTGCTCCTCCTGATCGTGGTCGCGATATTCGCTCCACTGATCGTGAGTCTGCTCGGCCACCCGCCGGAGGAGCTCCACGAGGATGCGATCGACCCGCTGTTGGGTACCCCGATCGGTGACTGGGGTGGCATCAATTCCGACTTCCTCTTCGGAGTTGAGCCGGTCAACGGCCGGGACGTCTTCAGCCGAATCGTCTACGGCGCGCGGATCTCGCTTCTCGTCGCCTTCCTGTCCGCCTTCGTCGCGGTCACCCTGGGCACCGTCTTCGGAGTCGTCGCCGGCTACTTCGGCGGCTGGGTCGACGCGGCGATCAGCCGGGTGATGGACCTGCTGCTGGCCTTCCCGCAGCTGCTCTTCATCATCGCCCTGATCTCGGTCGTCCCGAATGAACTGTGGGGCTTCTCCGGTTCGGGTCTGCGCATCGCGGTCCTCGTCCTGGTGATCGGCTTCTTCGGCTGGCCGTACATCGGCCGGATCGTGCGCGGGCAGACGCTCTCGCTGCGTGAGCGGGAGTACGTCGAAGCGGCGCGCAGCCTCGGTGCGGGCCGTACGTACATCCTCTTCCGGGAGCTGCTGCCGAACCTGGTGGCCCCGATCACCGTCTACACGACGCTGATGATCCCCACCAACGTCCTGACGGAAGCCGCCCTGAGCTTCCTCGGCGTTGGCGTCAAGCCGCCCACTCCGTCGTGGGGCGAGATGCTCTCGACGGCCGTGCGCACCTACGAGGACGATCCGCTGTTCATGATCATCCCGGGCCTGGCGATCTTCGTCACCGTGTTGGCCTTCAATCTCTTCGGCGACGGCGTACGAGATGCGCTGGACCCGAAGGGGTCCCGCTGA
- a CDS encoding enhanced serine sensitivity protein SseB C-terminal domain-containing protein, with translation MSASGTAAAGQVEHMLRQVTPGRYDAYEALLHAIADPSNGQVWMLLWHGQAGSSDAQYGNMEVDGVGYAPCVTSAQELSVSGWNRAHEVVTGRDIARALYPDRWGIWLNPHAPGGGVGIPWLDLRRIATGLDRMPAGPLRLSEPAIELPHFYGLLAQNAHRTHAIRSLRRAWVQPALGAPYLAIGLDLYDTSRQSVDTVRAMMQQSIAAVPDGLPVSTVAMSDEYDPVTMWLRANARPFYDREAHAGGVPAGGGYGYPPPHGR, from the coding sequence GTGAGTGCGTCAGGCACCGCGGCGGCCGGGCAGGTCGAGCACATGCTGCGCCAGGTGACTCCCGGACGCTACGACGCGTACGAGGCGCTGCTGCACGCCATCGCCGACCCGTCGAACGGCCAGGTCTGGATGCTGCTCTGGCACGGCCAGGCCGGATCGTCGGACGCCCAGTACGGCAACATGGAGGTCGACGGCGTCGGCTACGCGCCCTGCGTCACCTCCGCCCAGGAGCTCTCCGTCTCCGGCTGGAACCGTGCCCACGAGGTGGTCACCGGCCGGGACATCGCCCGCGCGCTGTACCCGGACCGCTGGGGTATCTGGCTCAACCCGCACGCGCCGGGCGGCGGCGTCGGCATCCCCTGGCTGGATCTGCGCCGCATCGCCACCGGCCTCGACCGGATGCCCGCAGGACCGCTGCGACTGTCCGAACCGGCCATCGAGCTCCCGCACTTCTACGGCCTGCTCGCCCAGAATGCCCACCGCACGCACGCGATCCGCTCGCTGCGCCGCGCCTGGGTGCAGCCCGCGCTCGGCGCTCCGTATCTCGCCATCGGGCTCGATCTGTACGACACGAGCAGGCAGTCCGTGGACACGGTGCGGGCGATGATGCAGCAGTCGATCGCCGCGGTACCGGACGGGTTGCCGGTCTCCACCGTCGCGATGTCCGACGAGTACGACCCCGTCACGATGTGGCTGCGGGCCAACGCCCGCCCGTTCTACGACCGTGAGGCCCATGCCGGCGGCGTGCCCGCCGGCGGCGGCTACGGCTATCCGCCGCCGCACGGCCGCTGA